The genomic region GGAATAACTATGACAATTCTTATCGTTAACGGACCCAATTTAAACCTTCTCGGTCAACGTGAGCCAGAAATATATGGCCACACCACTCTGTCAGATATCGAGAGTTCCCTGACTACCTATGCCGACAAAGTTGGAGCTAAAGTAAATTTCTTTCAATCAAATTCCGAGGGTGATTTAATCGATTTTATTCAAAAAAATGCCGCCACAAGTACTGCTCTAATTTTAAATGGAGCAGGATTTACGCATACCAGCGTCGCGTTGCGCGATTGCATAGCAGCCTTATCAATTCCTGTAGTTGAAGTGCATCTTTCAAATATTCATGCAAGAGAAGAATTCAGGCATACCTCACTAACAGCACCAGTTGCTAAAGGCATAATCAGTGGACTTGGGCCGACAGGCTACCTCCTTGCTCTTGAATATCTTGTATCAACTGAAGGTGTTTCATGAATTTCACAAATAGAATTACACGTCTTCGCGAAAAACTTGCTGAGCAACAATTGGATGCAATATTAATATCATCCAGTGAAAACCGCTCGTACTTTTCTGGGTTCCGTGGCTCTGCTGGATATTTATGGATCACTCCACGTGAGGCAATATTAGCTACAGATTTTCGATATACCGAGCAGGCTGCCTTTGAAGCCCCAGATTACGAAATTGTTCGAATAACTGCAGGACCCAGTTGGCTCAAAAACGCGGCATCATCAAGCAATATCGCCCAGATAGGCGTAGAAGATCATGACCTTACCCTAGCAGGGTACAATTCAATAAAAGAGCAGCTCTCAGATATTCCAAATAAACCGAAACTCATTCCAACAGGGTTTATGTGTAATCAACTTAGGGCAGTTAAAGATGCTAAGGAAATTGAACTCTTAGTACAGGCCATAAATTTTGCAGATCAAGCAATCGAAACTGTGGGTGCTACCCTTAAACCTGGTGTAACTGAACGAGAAATTTCCTGGGATTTAGAGAAAACTATGCGCGAGTTAGGAGCTGATGGCATCTCGTTTAATACAATCGTTGCTTCAGGCCCTAATGGAGCAAAAGCCCATCATAAACCCACCGATCGCAGGCTGGAAATTGGCGATGGAGTAGTTATCGATATGGGAGCTTTATATCAAGGCTACTGCAGCGATATTACACGTACATTCGTAATCGGCAAGGTAAGCCCTGAGTTCAGGAAAATTTACGATATTGTATTGAGCGCCCAAGAAACTGCTGAAGCCACAGCTAGTGCCGGAATGAGCGGTACCGATGTAGATGGACTCGCGCGGCAGGTCATAGAATCTGCAGGATATGGAAATGAATTCGGGCACAGCCTTGGGCATGGAATTGGTATTGCAGTACATGAACTCCCAGGCGTGGGTCCAAATTCAGCTAATACCATTGAAAACGGAATGGTCTTTAGTGTCGAACCTGGCATTTATATAGAGGGGTGGGGTGGAGTTCGTATAGAGGATCTCGTATTAATGGAAAATAATCGTCCTCGAGTATTAACTAAAGCACACAAGCGAGACTTGGTCGTAATATAAATTTTTAGGAGTAAGTAAAATGGTAATGGAATTCGGAGACTTACGCAGGGGCGCAACTATTGAAATGGATGGAGTGCCATTTAAAGTAGAAGAATATTACCAGCAAAAAATGCAACAGCGAGCCCCCGTATATCACATAAAAATGCGAAATCTCATCACAGGGCAATTATTAGATAAAACATTCTCAGGGTACGGATTGAAGCTCACAAAAGCCCCTGTAGAGAACAGGGAGTGTACTTTCTTATTCGAAGCAGACGATATCTATACATTCATGGACTCCAGTACATTTGATCAATATGAAATTTCAAAAGATATAGTTCGAGAAAACACTGACTACTTAGTAGATCAAACTACATGTGAATTAGTTTTCTACCGAGAAAAACCAATCATGGTAGAAATGCCTACTACGGTCGATCTACAAGTAACCGACACTCCACCTGCTTATAAGGGCGACACTGCATCTGGAGGCGGTAAGCCAGCAACATTAGAGACAGGTATTAGGATCACCGTTCCAATGTTTGTGGCTATAGGTGAAAAGGTCCGAGTCGACACACGTAACGGGGAATACGTTACACGCGTAACTGACTGATTAATGCAAATCTACACAGTAAGTCAGCTATCCAATTACATTAAGACATTACTTAATGAAGATCTTTATTTGCGAGATATATGGGTGACGGGAGAGGTGTCTTCATTGTCTAGCCCTAGCTCGGGACATCGATATTTCAATTTTAAAGACAATGATAGTGAGATCAGAGCGGTTATGTTTAGGGGCAATACCGCAAACGGTGCTGATAATTTAATCGATGGCTCTCAAGTTAATATTGAAGGATATGTGTCCTATTATGAAGTAAGGGGCCAGATACAACTGTATGCAAGGTCCGTAATGCCTGTTGGTGCAGGCGAGTTATCGGTGGAATTTGAAAAATTGCGCAGTCAATTACAGGCCGAAGGCCTTTTTGACCCCTCTAGGAAAAGGCCTATCCCTGTCTACCCTAAAAAAATAGGAATTGTGACGTCGGCAAGTGGAGCGGTAATTCATGACATTATTACTACATTGGAAGCACGGTATCCATTAACCGAAATCGTATTTTGCCCATCAAGCGTACAAGGTGACGAGGCTCCTGTTGAAATCGCAGATGGAATAAAAATCCTACAACAAATACCTGGCGTCGAAGTGATTATTGTAGGTAGAGGCGGAGGTTCCGCTGAGGATCTTTGGGCGTTTAATACAGAAATTGTTGCTAGAGCAATCTATGCCAGTCAAGTCCCAATTGTAAGTGCGGTAGGGCATGAAACTGATACTACTATTGCAGATTATGTTGCAGACGTGCGCGCGGCGACGCCGACAGCTGCAGCTACTATCTGTACTCCGGACAAGAATATATTGGAACAAGAAATAAATTCTTTTCTTTTTCGATCAGCTAATGCGACTCTTACCTCAATTAATGAGGCCGAATCTCTTGTAAGTTTCTTTTTAGAGAAAATGAAAAATTATTTGCCTGATATTGATGTACAGCGTCAAAAAGTTGATGACATTTTAGAAAGAGTTAATTTATCTCTTCAGTCGTTTCTCCAAATCCAAAAGGAAAAAACAAAAACTCAAATTTCTGCACTCTCAACATTGAATCCTGAGGCAGTACTAAAAAGAGGGTACGCTATCGTTACGACACAAAATGCGACGCCCATAATGTCTACAAAAAGCATTACGACAGGTAGTATCGTAAAAACAAGACTCCAGGATGGAGAGTTTGAATCGAAGGTCCTATGAATAATTCAGAAAATGAGACAAGCCTTACTTTTGAGGAAGCTATAACCCAACTCAGAGATACCGTACAATCACTTGAAGCTGGAAATGCAACCTTAGAAGAAGCGACTACTTTGTTTGAAAAGGGTATGGGCTTAGCAAAAATCTGCAATGAACTGCTTTCGCAAGCTGAATTAAAAGTAACCAATCTTCAAAAAGAGTTTGAGAAGCAAATTCAGATGTTAGAAAACCCTGAGGACTAGGTATGAATTTTCGTGGTGATTTTCATATGCATACCTACTTTTCATATGACTGCTTGGTCAGCCCAGAAGCTCTAGTCAAAAGATGTGAAACGGTCAATCTTAATTGCATTGCAGTAACTGATCATAACTCTATTGAGGGTGCTAAAGCCGTTAAAAAAATAGCTCCTTTTCACGTAATAATCGGTGCAGAGATTAAATCAACGGAAGGTGAAATTACTGGCCTGTTCCTTGAAGAAATCATACCTGCTGGACTTTCACCTATCGAAACGATTAAACGTATCAAAGAGCAGAATGGAATTGTATCAGTGCCGCATCCTTTTACCGGAGGTGGGCGTTCCGCATTAAGTAAACCAATTGCAATTGAAATACTTCCATATGTGGATTTAATAGAAGGCTTTAATGCAAGAACAATGAATTCTGCAGACAACATGAAAGCTAAAGAATTCGCCCAAGAACATAAATTACCAATGACAGCAGTCAGTGACGCTCATACTACAAGGGAATTAGGTGCAACCTATACAGAATTTTCAGGATTTGATGGAAGCAAAGAAAGTTTTATTGCAGCGATTTCTGATGCAAATCGTGTAGAAGT from Dehalococcoidia bacterium harbors:
- the aroQ gene encoding type II 3-dehydroquinate dehydratase, producing the protein MTILIVNGPNLNLLGQREPEIYGHTTLSDIESSLTTYADKVGAKVNFFQSNSEGDLIDFIQKNAATSTALILNGAGFTHTSVALRDCIAALSIPVVEVHLSNIHAREEFRHTSLTAPVAKGIISGLGPTGYLLALEYLVSTEGVS
- a CDS encoding aminopeptidase P family protein, which encodes MNFTNRITRLREKLAEQQLDAILISSSENRSYFSGFRGSAGYLWITPREAILATDFRYTEQAAFEAPDYEIVRITAGPSWLKNAASSSNIAQIGVEDHDLTLAGYNSIKEQLSDIPNKPKLIPTGFMCNQLRAVKDAKEIELLVQAINFADQAIETVGATLKPGVTEREISWDLEKTMRELGADGISFNTIVASGPNGAKAHHKPTDRRLEIGDGVVIDMGALYQGYCSDITRTFVIGKVSPEFRKIYDIVLSAQETAEATASAGMSGTDVDGLARQVIESAGYGNEFGHSLGHGIGIAVHELPGVGPNSANTIENGMVFSVEPGIYIEGWGGVRIEDLVLMENNRPRVLTKAHKRDLVVI
- the efp gene encoding elongation factor P, whose protein sequence is MEFGDLRRGATIEMDGVPFKVEEYYQQKMQQRAPVYHIKMRNLITGQLLDKTFSGYGLKLTKAPVENRECTFLFEADDIYTFMDSSTFDQYEISKDIVRENTDYLVDQTTCELVFYREKPIMVEMPTTVDLQVTDTPPAYKGDTASGGGKPATLETGIRITVPMFVAIGEKVRVDTRNGEYVTRVTD
- the xseA gene encoding exodeoxyribonuclease VII large subunit, with translation MQIYTVSQLSNYIKTLLNEDLYLRDIWVTGEVSSLSSPSSGHRYFNFKDNDSEIRAVMFRGNTANGADNLIDGSQVNIEGYVSYYEVRGQIQLYARSVMPVGAGELSVEFEKLRSQLQAEGLFDPSRKRPIPVYPKKIGIVTSASGAVIHDIITTLEARYPLTEIVFCPSSVQGDEAPVEIADGIKILQQIPGVEVIIVGRGGGSAEDLWAFNTEIVARAIYASQVPIVSAVGHETDTTIADYVADVRAATPTAAATICTPDKNILEQEINSFLFRSANATLTSINEAESLVSFFLEKMKNYLPDIDVQRQKVDDILERVNLSLQSFLQIQKEKTKTQISALSTLNPEAVLKRGYAIVTTQNATPIMSTKSITTGSIVKTRLQDGEFESKVL
- the xseB gene encoding exodeoxyribonuclease VII small subunit translates to MNNSENETSLTFEEAITQLRDTVQSLEAGNATLEEATTLFEKGMGLAKICNELLSQAELKVTNLQKEFEKQIQMLENPED
- a CDS encoding PHP domain-containing protein — encoded protein: MNFRGDFHMHTYFSYDCLVSPEALVKRCETVNLNCIAVTDHNSIEGAKAVKKIAPFHVIIGAEIKSTEGEITGLFLEEIIPAGLSPIETIKRIKEQNGIVSVPHPFTGGGRSALSKPIAIEILPYVDLIEGFNARTMNSADNMKAKEFAQEHKLPMTAVSDAHTTRELGATYTEFSGFDGSKESFIAAISDANRVEVEAGKFVHVYTTLNKLIHRFKKYS